The segment CGAGTTTCAATTTTAGATAAGTTTGAAAGTGATAAtcaaatctttaaaaaatctagAAAATAGGCTCAATATTTTAGAAGGAGCTAACAgtgacataaaaatttttacacacaacataaaaaataaattaagttatttagaaaaaaatattcaagaaaactctgaaaaaaattcaaaaaacacaataaatatttcagaaattaattttcaattaaaagaattaattgatgGAGGACAAAAAAGCTCAAGTAGTTGAAGAGCTTCATAGGCCAGCACGTAGAAATTATATCCGACGTCATGTAGATATAAGAGGTCTCGATGAAACGTGGCAAGCAGATCTTGTTGAAATGATCCCTTATTCATCTGTCAATAATGGTTACAAATATTTACTTACAATCATAGATACATTTTCTAAATATGCTTGGGCAATTCCTGTGAAATCAAAAAATGGTAAAGACGTCACCAATGCCATGAAGTCTGTCCTAGTGCAAAAACGTCATCCACAGAATTTAATGGTTGATCAGGGTCGAGAATTTTGGAATAAAGAATTTCAAACATTAATGaaagaatataatatacatttatatcaCACGTTTAGCAATTTAAAAGCATCAATTGTTGAACGATTTAATCGTACATTAAAAAATCTCATGTGGAAGAAGTTTACTCTTCAAGGTTCATATAAATGGCAAAAAATATTACCAGATatattacaacaatataataatacaaaacatcGAACAATACAAATGAAACCCCTAGATGTTAATTCAGCTAACGAGaaacatatattaaaaagtatttatcaaaattttaaaattaatagaaaaccaaaaaataaatatatcgttGCCGATAAAGTACgtataagtaaatataaaaatgtttttgagAAAGGATATACACCGAATTTTACGACTGAAATATTTACTGTAAGCGAGGTTAAAAGCACTGATCCTGTAACTTATAAACTCATAGACTATGAAAATAATCCGATTCAAGGAGGTTTTTATGAAGAAGAATTAACTTCAGTGAAATACACAGACAAAtgtcttgttgaaaaaattttaaaaaaacgtggcaataaatttttttgtaaatttttgggATTCGATTCACGACATAATACATGGATTGATAAATCTAACCTATGAGTACTTCTCAAAATAAGATGAGTGGGGATTTGACTATATATTGTGAGGTTTTTTCTGACGGCTGACAGTTAAAGCTTAAATTTAGTTGTGAGTTTTtgttaaatgtaataaaaaaaaaaaaaaaaaaaaaacatggttCGTTTTATTGATGTACAAGGATTCGGTAATCCAGAAATGTGGTtggatttttcatataaagaGTTTGCTTGGTTAGAGCTAGACGCTAAATATGAAAATGTTAATTGGAaagaaaatcatttaatttttgctgAAGAATATCCTGCAACAGAATGTCCGCAAAGagagaaaaatgaaattttatggGGTCAATCTAAAATTCATGGCATACCCTGGAGTTTTGGCGAGACACCTTATAAAAGGGCATTCTTTGAAATTCAACATTGTGTTTTTCATGAAGGACCTGTAATTGTCAACGGAAGTTCAACAAAAGATTTGATTGATTATGTATGCGGTTTATATCATGAAGAGAACAATGAATTGGTATTCGATTTACAACAACTAGGTGCTCCAGACTTCAATAAAATGGAAGAAAAAGCACCATTTTCACACTCTGAAATGCATCCACTCTGTAAAAATTACGATTGTGCCATTGAAAATGTATACAAAATGAAAcaatggtttaaaaaaaattttccaaacaTCAATACTGAAGAAGATTTTACCTGGATACAACTTTTAGAAAAAAGAATagttaacaaataataattttaaaaaacaaaaaaattgtatggaaaaaataaaaactcatttttataacatattcaagtattatttatttttttatatccccATGGTACAGTGTCTGTAGTATTAGGCAATAAAATTCGTTTGTCGTCTTGCCAACTTAATGctaattttgtttgtaaaattgtaTGAACTACATGTTTTTTACttctaattaaatattgttttttaattaaattcttatGACTAAATAAACATTCTTTATAATCATTGAACTCAATTTCTTTCATTACAGATCTTTTTACtccttttgctttttttataattttatcttcatttaatattttcatgctgTAAGCTTTTGCACGCAAACCAACAAATTCCGTTACAATTTTGCCTTGATTTTCGTCTTTCATAACACcgatttttcgtttatttactAAAGgcatgttataaatattattttctggaTAATCAGCTGTAtcaaatttttccaaattttttttcatacattcaTAAATATCAGGTACTGTGAATAAATAAGCTAAAGCATCTGTATCCATGTATAAAAGTTTAGCTGAATTTCCGTACGTTTTCTTAACATAatcataatgaaaatcatacaaataaaatttagaaatatcgAGAATTGAAAACCCTATATAAATTGgtttgtcaaattttatttttactctagACATTTCAATAACAACAAGATCTTTTCCAAGTATCATACTACTATGAAAATTTGGTTTTGATATTAGTGATTTTGCTCCATATCGTCCATCCCATTTTGTTATCATTTTCACATCTCTTCTACCACGTAAATTTTCGATAGCTTTACCATATatgacattatttaataatttaaatatcaaaacgCCAAAAGCGTTAGTTGACTCCTGTCTTTTTTGAGTATtgaaatctatatatttttttaaccaaggTGATTGCTTAAACTTTAATATTCTATGAATTTTTGATAGCTGCATACCTAGACctaaatattgttttagacTTCTATAAtgaataacataatttttttttggatataaaGTGGTCATTAGTTTGACTTGTTTGGAATTTGGTGGTATAAGGTGCTCAGGACAAAGTGGAAAGTCACGATGGTCATCGAATAAACTCTCTGGATATTCTAAATCTACTTCTAATATATATCCAATGTCTGAATCATCTGCAATTTTGaatacatcaatatttttatcatcataccATTCAAATCCTGCATAAggcaaataattcatcattgaATGTCCATAaagattattaatatcataataCATTATATAAGATTCATCGATATTAGTATCAAAGTCAGGCATGTATCTGTTATTTGCTTTAGCATACCTGTTTGTACATTGTGCAACTCCACCTCTGATTCCTTTTtctatgaataaatatttttctggaTCAGTTAAGAGTTCTAATTCTATTTCTGTACATTTCAACATACAATCAAATGAATAGCCAGGGATAGTATAGTAGTGTATAGGATCCAAACCATAATTTGAGAtacaattttttcgaaaattttcaaaaacatcagCCAATAATAACACATCAGcttgcaaataaatatcacTGTAATCACctaatgttttaatattaaatgtgtCCCACACTTTTATTGCATGCTCATAATCACTatctgaaatattttcattacttaattttgaaaaaaaattttctttaggTGGTAAAGATgtctcatttaatttatcaaaagaatcTGTATATTCATAAGGATAAGCACCTTTTCGTTTGAGTAACTGAAATTCTTCTTCActattacaatattttctagttatttttttatcacaatctTCCAAATATGATGCAAGCTTGTCAAGGCTACTAGGCATAAATTTAAACGAATCGAGAAATCTTAAGTGTATACAATTACTTCCCGAACCATCCAATTTTTTATACCTAACTTCTTTAGTGAAtgaaacatatttttctttatttataggTAACAGCTTTATTGAGCCTTCGAATTGATTAGCCAatgatttaatgataaaaaaactatcaaaaccgcttaaattatgaaaaaatattggcaATACATGTGTATCTTGATATTGTAGATTACAATTTGAATGTGCCAAACCACGTATGCGACCGGACATATGTGAATGATCAATAACgattttgtcattttcagTCAATGGCTTTTCACATATATgacattttttagataaacgAAGCTCACGTTCTTGTTGAAAAGTCAATTGTTCCATTGGAAGAGGATTATTCAAAATGTTATTcacttgttttgttattttttcaagttcattAACAAACCACTCTATACACTTTTCACTACGATTATATGCAAATTTTGAAAGTGAATCATCATAtgtacaatgaaaataataaccaaCACTATATGGTATATGTAGATCTTTTTCACTTGCTTCTGGTTGGAGTATACATTCTAAATCAGCATAAATTGAGAAAGGTGCTGgctctttaaatttataatttttaaattttaaaatattgttttcttGATCTGGCATTATCATTCTAGCATTATTTTGATTCAAACAATCATCAGAATggttttcaaatgatttttgtgttttaaaatGACATAAACATCGGTCACATAACCATAATTTATGTTcgttttttgatatttgtgAACTAATTAATCTCGATAAATTACGAATCCAAGCAAAATGAAAAGTTGTTGgcgttttttctatttcattatcatcgttattttcaaaaatatcgtTATCATTATCactatcatcataatcataatcgttatcatcattattatcatctacGCAATCATCAGcgaaattgatattattactattgtaattaaaatttttttttttattgaaagtttcttgatttaaaattaataaatgaattgtaCTTTTGTCAGATTTAAATTGACTCAAATATATTGGcactatttcattttttttctcacattctattccataaatatttattgataacttattcattttttcaaattttgggACATCTTTTAATGCGATAGGAAATCGAATGCcttcatattttaatattgttttaaaatgagGATATGAGCTCACACGATTACTATTTGTTTGAGCTGGATGTAATGCTGCTGTTACTGACCATAAAAAGCaatattcatcataattatgtatatttacaacagcacgtttatttttgataaactgAGGCATTTCAATATATGTAAAACCACCTCTAATTGGTtcatacaaattaatatttatgtttaaattgattatctCTTTCATAGTCCATCCTGAATCCCTTTCTTGAAATTCTTCAACCTTGACAAGAAGTTTATCTgtcattttttcatcaaaccaATTGTTTAAATCAGttgttggtaaaataatgtcatttttcgtattaaaatattttgtttcctCAACaatctcattatttttcataacttGAAATTTACATGACAAAATAccattaacttttaaattatttcctttttttaaaatatttttaatgcgaatagtagtcattttttttgaatcttgTAGAAAATATCGTAAATCTATATGCTGCAAATTAATAACAACCCCTGTTCGCATACGTCCTTGAAATATTGACTCTACATCAATCCATTTTACtctatcttttaattttctattatctCCACCAATACCCATgccagctttttttttatcttttatttgttcaagtaTTGATTGCAATTGTATTATTGTCgtttgaatttgaattttttgaccATGAGACAAAGTCCAGActttcaataacttttttaataatttaatattttttttcccgaaTTTAATCCATTCTTCAACTTCGTTATGAGTTTTAATTACTCTACAAGctttttccataattttaattaattttttacacttgTTGGAATCCATTTTTgaaacttatattttttttccccgaCGATGTTTAACACTCGAACGATTTCTGACTAATGGcctatataaatatacgttcctacaattatattattatgaatttttacccTCAGAAAAAGTTTGTGTCAATGaactatgaaaaaatatttttcgtcTTTTATGACACTTGAAATGTCACATAGCATTTGTAAACAAAGAATAAGCGgttggaattatttttattttttaatttatgataaacagAGAGTTAGTGacttagatttttttatatttttaattttattataatataattttaatggttCATTTAATGGCTTATTtagtacataataataaatcagtttagacttaaatttaaaaaaataaaaaattatagctttCGTATATGActgactttttttaatttttttaaataaacaacttaatttatgatttttaacgGAAAAGTAAAGTGTTCACATCAATATAtggatttaaatataataaaacttttattgcATGAGTCATtaaccgaaaaaaaatttttttataaacaatttatgaataaaaacactgataaaattattatttctattaggaaactagaaataaaaaaaggtcgTACCCTCCGGCAAAATGGTTGCGTATACTACAGAGGGATGTTCTATGCGGGGCAGTTACTCTATAGTCTAGAGCGCCATGCCGGGGGCGGTTCTATGAGCAGTCTAGGGGTACCTCCAATAGGGCGGGCCCTCTGGCTAGTGTAGGGGTGTCACTGAACGGACCCAAAAAAGATCTACTATGTTTTTATGTTGCTCTGATACTTTACtcggatttatttttttatttattaataataattgttattatattattttttatagcttttttgtttatttcataCGATATAATGGGTtacttcataaatatatattcaaaaaataaaaaattatagctttgtatatttattggtgacatattttatttttttaaataaacaaaacgaATTAGATTTATGacctgagaaaaaaatattggatttattataaaaatttatttctaagaaagaaataaaattttataaacaattataactaaaaatttCTTCCCCTTCACCCTTTTACTCCCACAACTATGCCTATAATTGAGTATAAAaagctctaatttttttaacttagcaTCAGTCATCAAATCaactttaaacaattaatatcacTTCAAAACTCAACTCAAGGtaattatatgttttttaaaatatttctctaaaaattttctacttgatttttttttttaaaaaactgatttaactttaataatcatatgtgaatttttttttttttttttca is part of the Aphidius gifuensis isolate YNYX2018 linkage group LG1, ASM1490517v1, whole genome shotgun sequence genome and harbors:
- the LOC122860176 gene encoding uncharacterized protein LOC122860176 translates to MDSNKCKKLIKIMEKACRVIKTHNEVEEWIKFGKKNIKLLKKLLKVWTLSHGQKIQIQTTIIQLQSILEQIKDKKKAGMGIGGDNRKLKDRVKWIDVESIFQGRNNLKVNGILSCKFQVMKNNEIVEETKYFNTKNDIILPTTDLNNWFDEKMTDKLLVKVEEFQERDSGWTMKEIINLNININLYEPIRVTAALHPAQTNSNRVSSYPHFKTILKYEDDNNDDNDYDYDDSDNDNDIFENNDDNEIEKTPTTFHFAWIRNLSRLISSQISKNEHKLWLCDRCLCHFKTQKSFENHSDDCLNQNNARMIMPDQENNILKFKNYKFKEPAPFSIYADLECILQPEASEKDLHIPYSVGYYFHCTYDDSLSKFAYNRSEKCIEWFVNELEKITKQVNNILNNPLPMEQLTFQQERELRLSKKCHICEKPLTENDKIVIDHSHMSGRIRGLAHSNCSIKLLPINKEKYVSFTKEVRYKKLDGSGSNCIHLRFLDSFKFMPSSLDKLASYLEDCDKKITRKYCNSEEEFQLLKRKGAYPYEYTDSFDKLNETSLPPKENFFSKLSNENISDSDYEHAIKVWDTFNIKTLGDYSDIYLQADVLLLADVFENFRKNCISNYGLDPIHYYTIPGYSFDCMLKCTEIELELLTDPEKYLFIEKGIRGGVAQCTNRYAKANNRYMPDFDTNIDESYIMYYDINNLYGHSMMNYLPYAGFEWYDDKNIDVFKIADDSDIGYILEVDLEYPESLFDDHRDFPLCPEHLIPPNSKQVKLMTTLYPKKNYVIHYRSLKQYLGLGMQLSKIHRILKFKQSPWLKKYIDFNTQKRQESTNAFGVLIFKLLNNVIYGKAIENLRGRRDVKMITKWDGRYGAKSLISKPNFHSSMILGKDLVVIEMSRKTYGNSAKLLYMDTDALAYLFTVPDIYECMKKNLEKFDTADYPENNIYNMPLVNKRKIGVMKDENQGKIVTEFVGLRAKAYSMKILNEDKIIKKAKGK